In one Gossypium hirsutum isolate 1008001.06 chromosome D09, Gossypium_hirsutum_v2.1, whole genome shotgun sequence genomic region, the following are encoded:
- the LOC107891969 gene encoding protein phosphatase 2C 70, which produces MAMLESIVVFTLLLLMLILIIILILFAFKPWRFFSSLLSFPSRSRSIKVEDVERPLVSDDVNHSQDQSNDLTRNYDLEGACYQSEALLRSPRNKGLVHKQRLPSASPHQGDSLVLEISDPSEDLLVGQTLKHPLATEHLIEALKLGRPENQNENSIQEFVPKVISDQRSCLSLEVVSGPSRGIRCSVQSTNPSRLPLTLGRVSPSDLLLKDAEVSGKHAMITWNSNKLKWELVDMGSLNGTLLNSQPINHPDSGSRQWGHPMELASGDTITLGTTSNIQVRILSQNECMVPFGVGMISDPMSLRRGGKKLPMEDVCYYQWPLPGIDQFGVFGICDGHGGVEAAKSASKILPEMLATILSDPVIRERVLSQHDASDVLKDAFLRAEANMNNYYEGCTATVLLVWADADENFYAQCANVGDSACLMNVGGKQIKMTEDHKISSYSERLRMEGMGEPLRDGETRLCGLNLARMLGDKFVKQQDSRFSSEPFISESVHINQTSGAFALLASDGFWDVVTAKKAIQLVAQEREKELMAESEKENLAEKIANVLLNEARTQRTKDNTSIIFLDFDSTSRRISCKVDDP; this is translated from the exons ATGGCGATGCTAGAAAGCATTGTCGTTTTCACTCTCCTTCTCCTTATGTTGATCCTTATCATTATCCTCATTCTCTTCGCCTTCAAACCATGGCGTTTCTTCTCCTCCCTTTTATCTTTCCCTTCTCGTTCTCGCTCCATCAAG GTTGAAGACGTAGAGAGGCCTCTAGTATCAGATGATGTCAATCACAGTCAAGATCAAAGCAATGATTTGACAAGAAATTATGACTTAGAGGGTGCATGTTACCAAAGTGAAGCTCTTTTGCGCTCACCTCGTAATAAGGGACTTGTTCACAAACAGCGGCTACCCTCTGCATCTCCCCATCAGG GTGATAGCTTGGTTCTAGAAATATCTGATCCTTCAGAGGATCTTTTGGTTGGTCAGACTCTAAAGCACCCATTGGCGACAGAGCACCTAATTGAAGCGCTAAAACTTGGTAGGCctgaaaatcaaaatgaaaacagTATACAAGAGTTTGTGCCCAAAGTTATCAGTGATCAAC GAAGTTGCCTCTCTCTTGAGGTTGTCTCTGGTCCTTCTCGTGGAATTCGCTGTTCTGTGCAGTCAACAAACCCTTCAAGGTTGCCGTTGACCCTAGGGAGAGTTTCTCCGAGTGATTTATTATTGAAGGATGCAGAGGTTTCCGGAAAGCATGCAATGATAACTTGGAATTCAAAT AAACTGAAATGGGAGCTGGTAGATATGGGTAGCCTCAATGGAACGCTACTGAATTCTCAACCAATTAATCATCCTGATTCTGGAAGTAGGCAATGGGGCCATCCAATGGAACTTGCAAGTGGAGACACAATAACActtggcacaacctcaaacatacaa GTTCGTATTTTATCCCAAAATGAGTGCATGGTACCTTTTGGAGTTGGTATGATTTCGGACCCTATGTCGTTGCGTCGAGGGGGAAAGAAACTTCCCATGGAAGATGTTTGCTATTACCAATGGCCTCTTCCCGGCATTGATCAG TTTGGAGTGTTTGGTATCTGTGATGGGCATGGTGGTGTTGAGGCTGCCAAATCTGCGAGCAA GATTCTGCCAGAGATGCTTGCTACCATTTTATCGGATCCTGTTATAAGAGAGAGGGTTTTGTCACAGCATGATGCCTCAGATGTTCTTAAAGATGCATTCCTTCGAGCAGAAGCGAACATGAATAACTATTATGAG GGCTGTACTGCAACAGTTCTTCTTGTTTGGGCTGATGCTGACGAAAATTTCTATGCACAATGTGCAAATGTTGGGGATTCAGCATGTCTTATGAA TGTCGGAGGTAAGCAGATTAAGATGACAGAAGACCATAAAATAAGTAGTTATTCTGAAAGACTCCGAATGGAAGGAATGGGGGAGCCATTAAGAGATGGGGAGACACGTCTATGTG GTTTGAACCTCGCAAGGATGCTTGGAGACAAGTTTGTGAAGCAGCAAGATTCACGCTTTAGTTCCGAGCCTTTTATAAGTGAATCTGTGCATATCAATCAAACAAGTGGGGCATTTGCACTGCTGGCTAG CGATGGGTTCTGGGATGTTGTTACTGCTAAGAAGGCAATCCAGTTAGTTGCTCAG GAGAGGGAGAAAGAGTTGATGGCAGAGTCGGAGAAGGAGAATTTGGCAGAGAAGATTGCGAATGTTTTGTTGAATGAGGCTAGAACACAGCGAACGAAGGATAACACCTCAATTATTTTCTTAGATTTTGACAGTACATCTAGAAGAATATCTTGTAAAGTTGATGATCCctag